In the Orenia marismortui DSM 5156 genome, one interval contains:
- a CDS encoding Bax inhibitor-1/YccA family protein gives METQLNVAQIETEQRNFIRNVYSWMALALVITAIVAIGTISSRTMLMMILGNNVVFYGLLIGEILLVMFLSSNINKMSAGTAVFSFIAYSVLNGLTISVIFLLYTGGSIVSTFFIAASIFAFMSVYGYYTDNDLSNVGSICLMGLFGLIIASIINIFFYSSILYWITTYAGVVIFTALTAYDTQKIKKMNVLGNEGTDEDKKESIIGALVLYLDFINLFLYLLRIFGRKK, from the coding sequence ATGGAAACACAACTTAATGTAGCTCAAATAGAGACAGAGCAGAGAAATTTCATTAGAAATGTTTATTCTTGGATGGCATTAGCTTTAGTAATAACTGCTATAGTTGCTATTGGAACTATTTCTTCTAGAACGATGTTAATGATGATTTTAGGAAATAACGTTGTATTTTATGGATTATTAATAGGCGAAATATTATTAGTAATGTTCTTATCTTCTAATATTAACAAGATGTCTGCTGGAACAGCAGTATTCAGTTTTATTGCTTATTCAGTCTTGAATGGTTTAACTATTTCTGTAATATTTTTGTTGTATACAGGTGGTTCTATAGTATCTACTTTTTTTATTGCTGCTTCTATTTTTGCTTTTATGAGTGTTTATGGTTACTATACTGATAATGATTTAAGTAATGTAGGTAGTATTTGTTTAATGGGATTATTTGGTCTGATTATTGCTAGTATAATTAATATCTTTTTTTATAGTAGCATCTTGTATTGGATTACAACCTATGCAGGAGTTGTTATATTCACTGCATTAACTGCTTATGATACTCAGAAGATAAAGAAAATGAATGTACTTGGAAATGAAGGAACTGACGAAGATAAAAAAGAGAGTATCATTGGGGCTTTAGTTTTATATCTTGATTTTATTAATTTATTTTTATATTTATTACGTATATTTGGGCGCAAGAAATAG
- the gap gene encoding type I glyceraldehyde-3-phosphate dehydrogenase: MSKKIAINGFGRIGRGFLRLVKQRGEDFDIVAINDLTDVETLAYLLKYDSVHGRFDGTVEVKDGNLVVDGKVIEVSAIKDPAELPWAEKEIDVVVESTGVFRKKAQLEKHLEAGAKKVLLTVPAKDEIDNTIVLGVNDDDLSADDKIVSNASCTTNCLAPLAKALNDAFGIEKGLITTVHGYTSSQGILDMPMGKMRRGRAAAENIIPTTTGAAVATTKVLPELAGKIDGMAIRVPVPDGSCVDGVFTLAKDVTVEEVNAKLKEYAEGEMEGVLGYTEDEVVSRDILGIKYSSLIDAKSTMVVNGNMVKIISWYDNELSYTNRVVDLAKRL; the protein is encoded by the coding sequence ATGAGTAAAAAGATTGCTATTAATGGTTTTGGAAGAATTGGTAGAGGTTTCTTAAGGTTAGTTAAGCAAAGAGGTGAAGACTTCGATATCGTTGCTATTAACGATTTAACTGATGTTGAAACTTTAGCTTACTTACTAAAATACGACTCTGTACATGGTCGTTTTGATGGAACTGTAGAAGTTAAAGATGGAAACTTAGTTGTAGATGGAAAAGTTATTGAAGTTTCTGCAATTAAAGACCCTGCTGAATTACCATGGGCTGAAAAAGAAATTGATGTAGTAGTTGAATCTACTGGTGTATTCAGAAAGAAAGCTCAATTAGAAAAACACTTAGAAGCTGGAGCTAAGAAAGTATTATTAACTGTACCAGCTAAAGATGAAATTGATAACACTATTGTATTAGGTGTTAATGATGATGACTTATCTGCTGATGATAAGATCGTTTCTAATGCATCATGTACTACTAACTGTTTAGCTCCTTTAGCTAAAGCATTAAATGATGCATTTGGAATTGAAAAAGGATTAATTACTACAGTTCACGGTTATACTTCTAGCCAAGGTATCTTAGATATGCCAATGGGTAAAATGAGAAGAGGTAGAGCTGCTGCTGAAAATATTATTCCTACAACTACTGGTGCTGCTGTAGCAACTACTAAAGTATTACCTGAATTAGCAGGTAAAATTGACGGTATGGCAATCAGAGTTCCTGTACCAGATGGTTCTTGCGTTGATGGTGTATTTACTTTAGCTAAAGATGTAACTGTAGAAGAAGTAAATGCTAAGCTTAAGGAATATGCTGAAGGTGAAATGGAAGGCGTATTAGGATATACTGAAGATGAGGTAGTATCTAGAGATATCTTAGGTATCAAATACTCTTCTTTAATCGATGCTAAATCTACTATGGTAGTTAACGGAAACATGGTTAAGATTATTTCTTGGTATGACAATGAGTTAAGTTATACTAACAGAGTTGTTGACTTAGCTAAGAGACTTTAA
- the tpiA gene encoding triose-phosphate isomerase, which translates to MRTPLMAGNWKMNKTVDEAVAMVNELKDLVADAEDVDVAICAPAVDLYAMNEVVGDTNIDLGAQNMYYKESGAYTAELSPAMIKSVGCKYAIIGHSERREIFGETDELLNLKLKTAFANDIVPILCIGEKLSEREAGTHFDRVKFQLAANLSGIEANEVKNMVLAYEPLWAIGTGKTATPEQAEEIIKFIRETVEEMYDVDTAEAVRIQYGGSVKPHNVKEIMAQPNIDGALVGGASLEAESFSKIVKFK; encoded by the coding sequence ATGCGTACGCCTTTAATGGCAGGAAATTGGAAGATGAATAAAACGGTTGATGAAGCTGTTGCAATGGTAAATGAATTAAAAGATTTAGTTGCTGATGCAGAAGATGTAGATGTTGCTATTTGTGCACCGGCTGTTGATTTATATGCAATGAATGAAGTCGTTGGAGATACTAATATCGATTTAGGTGCTCAAAATATGTACTATAAAGAGAGTGGAGCTTATACTGCTGAGCTTTCTCCAGCAATGATTAAAAGTGTAGGGTGTAAATATGCAATCATTGGTCACTCTGAAAGAAGAGAGATTTTTGGTGAGACTGATGAATTATTAAATTTAAAATTAAAAACAGCTTTTGCTAATGATATTGTTCCTATTCTTTGTATTGGTGAAAAATTATCAGAAAGAGAAGCTGGAACACATTTTGATAGAGTTAAATTTCAATTAGCTGCTAATCTTTCTGGCATTGAAGCTAACGAAGTGAAGAATATGGTTCTTGCTTATGAACCATTATGGGCGATTGGAACTGGTAAAACTGCTACTCCAGAGCAAGCGGAAGAAATTATTAAGTTTATCAGAGAGACTGTTGAAGAAATGTATGATGTAGACACAGCAGAAGCGGTTAGAATTCAATATGGTGGAAGTGTTAAACCTCATAATGTAAAAGAGATTATGGCACAACCTAATATTGATGGAGCTTTAGTAGGTGGAGCTAGTTTAGAAGCTGAATCATTCTCAAAAATCGTTAAATTTAAGTAA
- the eno gene encoding phosphopyruvate hydratase, protein MFEIVEVLGREVLDSRGNPTVEVDVYLSGGAMGRAMVPSGASTGENEAVELRDGDKDRYRGKGVLQAVANVNETIATQVIGMDAREQVAIDRLMIELDGTSNKGDLGANAILGVSIAVAKAAAEQLGLPLYQYLGGVNAKELPVPMMNILNGGEHADSAVDVQEFMVMPVGFDTYREALRAGAEVFHALHAILAERGDVTAVGNEGGFAPRDLSGTEEAIETILEAIKKAGYTPDQDIKLALDVASSELVDEDGNYNFKREGVVRTTDEMVDFYEELVNKYPIISIEDGLGENDWEGWVKLTERLGDKVQIVGDDLFVTNTEFLAKGIEMGAANSILIKVNQIGTLTETLDAIELAKRNNMTAVVSHRSGETADDTIADLVVATNAGQIKTGSASRSDRMAKYNQLLRIEEELAETAQYNGLDNFYNL, encoded by the coding sequence ATGTTTGAGATTGTTGAAGTTTTAGGAAGAGAAGTATTGGATTCTAGAGGTAACCCTACTGTAGAGGTAGATGTATACTTATCAGGAGGAGCAATGGGTAGAGCTATGGTTCCATCTGGTGCTTCTACTGGAGAAAATGAAGCAGTAGAATTAAGAGATGGAGACAAAGACAGATATAGAGGAAAAGGTGTTTTACAAGCAGTAGCTAATGTAAATGAGACTATTGCTACTCAAGTTATTGGAATGGATGCTAGAGAACAAGTAGCTATTGATAGATTAATGATTGAATTAGACGGAACTTCTAATAAAGGAGATCTTGGTGCTAATGCTATTTTAGGTGTATCTATAGCGGTAGCTAAAGCTGCAGCTGAGCAATTAGGACTTCCTTTATATCAATATTTAGGTGGAGTTAATGCTAAAGAACTTCCTGTACCAATGATGAATATCTTAAATGGTGGAGAGCATGCTGATTCTGCTGTAGATGTACAAGAATTCATGGTTATGCCTGTTGGATTTGATACTTATAGAGAAGCATTAAGAGCAGGAGCTGAAGTTTTCCATGCTTTACATGCTATTTTAGCAGAAAGAGGAGATGTAACTGCTGTAGGTAATGAGGGTGGATTTGCTCCTCGTGACTTAAGTGGAACTGAAGAAGCTATTGAAACTATTTTAGAAGCTATCAAGAAAGCTGGATATACTCCAGACCAAGATATCAAACTTGCTCTAGATGTTGCATCTAGTGAATTAGTTGATGAAGATGGTAACTATAACTTCAAGCGTGAAGGTGTAGTTAGAACTACTGATGAAATGGTAGACTTCTATGAAGAATTAGTTAATAAGTATCCAATTATCTCTATTGAAGATGGATTAGGTGAAAATGATTGGGAAGGTTGGGTAAAACTAACTGAAAGATTAGGAGACAAGGTTCAAATCGTTGGAGACGACTTATTTGTAACTAATACTGAATTCCTTGCTAAAGGTATCGAAATGGGTGCTGCTAACTCTATTCTAATCAAAGTTAACCAAATTGGTACATTAACTGAAACTCTTGATGCTATTGAATTAGCTAAGAGAAATAACATGACTGCTGTTGTATCTCATAGATCTGGAGAGACTGCTGATGATACAATTGCTGACTTAGTAGTTGCTACAAATGCTGGTCAAATTAAGACTGGTTCTGCTTCTAGATCTGATAGAATGGCAAAATATAACCAATTATTAAGAATCGAAGAGGAATTAGCTGAAACTGCTCAATATAATGGTTTAGATAATTTCTATAATCTATAA
- the rnr gene encoding ribonuclease R, producing the protein MNIQDRILDFMSKQAYKPLTVDDLLKVLEIESDEKHILVDLLDEMEEEGLVIKNRRGCYGVPERMGMSTGRLQGHAKGFAFLIPDNPTQEDVYISASDLKGAMNNDKVMVRIFKKTDGRRRSGEVFKILERANKKIVGNYEASRNFGFVVVDDKRISHDVFIPKSQNKGAKEGQKVVVEITKWPEKRRNPEGKVIEVLGYQGEAGVDIEAIIKKLELPEDFPADVINEVEAIPESISESEIARRRDLRTLKMVTIDGEDAKDFDDAVSIEKLNEEEIRLGVHIADVTHYVKEGSPLNTEAFNRATSIYLVDRVIPMLPEKLSNNMCSLRSDGDRLAMSVLMDFNKNTGELLDHEIIESVIRVNHRLTYNKVNSMLIDKDQALIDEYEDMIEDLRLMGEFSNTLRGKRFEAGSIDFDFPEAKIILDDEGKPVDIVKVDRGISEKMIEDFMITTNEVVAEDMYHREIPFIYRVHEQPSSEKLEDLNSFIHNLGYHIKGLKGDEVHPKALQNILEKVKGQPEERVVNTVLLRSMQQAHYSPYNIGHFGLASQYYSHFTSPIRRYPDLMIHRIIKEVIKDGLLSEKRIDKLTKKLPNIADHSSVQERKAMDAEYESLDLKKVEYMQDKKGEQYEGIISSVMSFGFFVELDNTVEGLVHVSAMRDDYYHYYEDQHAFIGERTGNTYQLGDKVKIEVAKINLEDKQIDFDLVVE; encoded by the coding sequence ATGAATATCCAAGATAGAATTTTAGACTTTATGAGTAAACAAGCTTATAAACCGTTAACTGTAGATGATTTACTAAAAGTTCTTGAAATAGAATCAGATGAAAAGCATATTTTAGTAGATCTTCTTGATGAGATGGAAGAAGAAGGTTTAGTTATCAAAAATCGCAGAGGATGTTATGGTGTTCCAGAAAGAATGGGAATGTCTACTGGGAGATTACAAGGGCATGCTAAAGGATTTGCTTTTTTAATTCCAGATAACCCAACACAAGAAGATGTTTATATCAGTGCAAGTGATTTAAAAGGTGCAATGAATAATGATAAAGTTATGGTTAGAATATTTAAAAAAACTGATGGTAGAAGACGCTCTGGAGAGGTATTTAAGATATTAGAACGAGCAAACAAAAAAATTGTAGGAAATTATGAAGCTAGTAGAAACTTTGGGTTTGTAGTTGTTGATGATAAAAGAATTTCCCATGATGTCTTTATACCTAAATCTCAAAATAAAGGTGCTAAAGAGGGGCAAAAGGTCGTAGTAGAAATAACCAAATGGCCTGAAAAAAGAAGAAATCCTGAAGGTAAAGTAATTGAAGTTTTGGGTTATCAGGGAGAAGCCGGAGTTGACATTGAGGCTATTATTAAGAAACTAGAGTTACCTGAAGATTTTCCAGCAGATGTTATAAATGAAGTTGAAGCAATTCCTGAATCAATTTCAGAATCAGAAATTGCTAGAAGAAGAGATCTAAGAACACTTAAGATGGTTACTATAGATGGTGAAGATGCTAAAGATTTTGATGATGCTGTTTCTATTGAAAAATTAAATGAAGAAGAGATTAGGTTAGGAGTACATATAGCAGATGTAACCCATTATGTAAAAGAAGGAAGTCCATTAAATACTGAAGCTTTTAATAGAGCTACTAGTATTTATTTGGTAGATCGTGTAATACCTATGTTACCAGAGAAACTTTCTAATAATATGTGTAGTTTACGTTCTGATGGAGATCGTTTAGCTATGTCAGTATTGATGGATTTTAACAAGAATACTGGAGAACTATTAGACCATGAAATTATAGAAAGTGTTATTAGAGTTAATCATCGTTTGACTTATAATAAAGTAAATAGTATGTTAATTGATAAAGATCAAGCACTTATAGATGAGTATGAAGATATGATTGAGGATTTAAGATTGATGGGTGAGTTTTCTAACACCCTTAGAGGAAAACGTTTTGAAGCTGGAAGTATTGATTTTGATTTTCCTGAAGCTAAGATAATTTTAGATGATGAAGGTAAGCCTGTTGATATAGTAAAAGTAGATAGAGGAATTTCTGAAAAGATGATAGAAGATTTTATGATTACAACTAATGAAGTAGTAGCAGAGGATATGTATCATCGCGAGATCCCATTTATTTATCGTGTTCATGAACAACCTAGTTCTGAGAAATTAGAAGACTTAAATAGTTTTATTCATAATCTTGGGTATCATATTAAAGGCTTAAAAGGTGATGAAGTTCACCCCAAAGCCCTTCAGAATATACTAGAGAAGGTTAAAGGACAACCTGAAGAAAGGGTTGTAAATACAGTCTTATTAAGAAGTATGCAACAGGCACATTATAGTCCTTATAATATTGGACATTTTGGTCTTGCTTCTCAATATTATAGTCACTTTACTTCACCAATTAGAAGATATCCTGATTTAATGATCCATAGAATAATTAAAGAAGTCATTAAAGATGGATTATTGTCAGAGAAGAGAATTGATAAGTTGACTAAGAAGTTACCTAATATAGCAGATCATTCTTCGGTGCAAGAAAGAAAAGCAATGGATGCTGAATATGAATCTTTAGATTTGAAGAAGGTTGAGTATATGCAGGATAAGAAAGGTGAACAATATGAAGGTATTATTAGCAGTGTAATGTCTTTTGGTTTCTTTGTAGAATTAGACAATACTGTTGAGGGGTTAGTGCATGTTAGCGCAATGAGAGATGATTATTATCATTACTATGAAGATCAACATGCATTTATAGGTGAAAGAACAGGAAATACCTATCAATTAGGTGACAAGGTTAAAATTGAGGTAGCTAAGATCAACTTAGAAGATAAACAAATTGATTTTGATTTAGTAGTTGAGTAA
- the gpmI gene encoding 2,3-bisphosphoglycerate-independent phosphoglycerate mutase — MTTPKPLALIILDGFGVNEKKEANAIQAANTPNFDRLWSEYPHTLVRAAGEAVGLPEGQMGNSEVGHLNLGAGRIVYQDLTRITKSIKDGDFFENKVLIEAVNKAKENNSALHLLGLLSDGGVHSHNQHLYGLLELAKKQGLEKVYVHAILDGRDVPPASAKTYVKELEAKIEEIGVGEIATIGGRYYYMDRDNRWDRTAKAYNAMAFGQGEKAKSALEAVENSYSDDKTDEFVLPTVVLGKDETPVAKVQDKDSIIFFNFRPDRARQLTRALNDIDFNGFERQEGYPKVHLVCMTEYDETIDAPIAFPAAEIKNTFGQVLSVNGLKQLRTAETEKYAHVTFFFNGGKETPNEGEDRELISSPDVATYDMQPEMSAYEVTDNLVQKMDEVDYDVIILNFANPDMVGHTGDFDAEVKAVETVDECLGKVIDKILAKDGAALVTADHGNGEQMVDYNTGEPLTAHTTNPVPLLYINDNDKGAKLLAEGEGKLADFAPTMLKLLGIDIPAEMTGSQLIK, encoded by the coding sequence GTGACAACACCTAAACCTTTAGCATTAATTATCCTAGATGGTTTTGGAGTTAATGAAAAAAAGGAAGCAAATGCAATTCAAGCAGCAAATACACCGAACTTTGATAGATTATGGTCTGAATATCCTCATACTCTTGTTAGAGCAGCTGGTGAAGCTGTAGGATTACCTGAAGGACAGATGGGTAACTCTGAAGTAGGTCATCTTAATTTAGGCGCTGGTCGAATTGTATATCAAGATTTGACTAGAATTACTAAGTCTATTAAAGATGGTGACTTTTTTGAAAATAAAGTATTAATAGAGGCGGTTAATAAAGCAAAAGAAAATAATTCTGCTCTTCACTTATTAGGTTTATTATCTGATGGAGGAGTTCATAGTCATAATCAACATTTATATGGATTACTAGAATTAGCTAAGAAGCAAGGGTTAGAAAAGGTCTATGTTCATGCTATTTTAGATGGTAGAGATGTACCTCCAGCGAGTGCGAAGACTTATGTAAAAGAGTTAGAAGCTAAGATAGAAGAGATTGGTGTAGGAGAGATAGCAACTATTGGTGGTCGCTATTATTACATGGATCGTGATAATCGTTGGGATCGTACTGCAAAAGCTTATAATGCAATGGCTTTTGGTCAAGGAGAAAAGGCTAAAAGTGCATTAGAGGCCGTAGAAAATTCCTATAGTGATGATAAAACTGATGAATTTGTTTTACCAACAGTTGTGCTTGGTAAAGATGAAACTCCAGTTGCTAAAGTACAAGATAAGGATTCGATTATTTTCTTTAACTTTAGACCAGACCGTGCACGTCAATTAACACGTGCTTTAAATGATATAGATTTCAATGGTTTTGAGCGTCAAGAAGGTTATCCTAAGGTTCATCTTGTATGTATGACAGAATATGATGAGACTATTGATGCTCCAATTGCTTTTCCGGCAGCAGAGATAAAGAATACTTTTGGGCAAGTTTTATCTGTTAACGGATTAAAGCAACTTAGAACTGCTGAAACTGAAAAGTATGCTCATGTTACTTTCTTCTTTAATGGTGGTAAAGAGACGCCAAATGAAGGGGAAGATAGAGAGTTGATTTCATCTCCAGATGTTGCTACTTATGATATGCAGCCTGAAATGAGTGCTTATGAGGTAACTGACAACTTAGTCCAGAAGATGGATGAAGTAGATTATGATGTTATTATCTTAAACTTTGCAAATCCAGATATGGTTGGTCATACTGGGGACTTTGATGCAGAGGTAAAAGCGGTAGAAACAGTTGATGAATGCTTAGGTAAAGTAATAGACAAGATCTTAGCTAAAGATGGAGCTGCTTTAGTTACTGCTGATCATGGAAATGGTGAGCAAATGGTTGATTATAATACAGGAGAGCCTTTGACAGCTCATACTACAAACCCTGTACCGTTACTTTATATCAATGATAATGATAAAGGTGCCAAATTATTAGCAGAAGGTGAAGGTAAACTAGCTGATTTTGCGCCAACAATGTTAAAATTATTAGGGATTGATATTCCTGCAGAGATGACAGGTAGTCAGTTGATTAAGTAG
- a CDS encoding sugar-binding transcriptional regulator, whose translation MADYLKLQKKIAPKLVKVVERRYAILRLIHRSQPIGRRSLAQSLDLSERTIRKHLTFLSDHKFVAVTSSGATITRSGESILRELDVYIKDLRGTNLLEERLKAFLGVEVKVVPTGLNQNFGKEELGRFAADLLKSLITYGDIIAVTGGTTLSNVAEMMTPVSGKFDITVVPARGGLGEGVEIQANTIAAKIASQFGGEYHLLHTPDNLKAETIYTLIKEPSIKKVLDLAKNADVLIHGVGTAEVMAKRRGMPAEKIEELKSKGAVGETFGYYFNQNGGIVYSTTSVGLKLSDLSKINKVIAVAGGQDKAKAILASVSKKYQDLLIIDERAAKGILELVDVEKNKD comes from the coding sequence ATGGCAGATTATTTAAAGTTACAGAAGAAGATAGCTCCAAAGTTAGTTAAGGTTGTAGAGCGGAGATATGCTATTTTAAGATTGATTCATCGTTCTCAACCAATTGGAAGAAGGTCTTTGGCTCAAAGTTTAGATTTAAGTGAGAGAACTATTAGGAAACATTTGACTTTCTTATCTGATCATAAGTTTGTTGCTGTAACAAGTAGTGGCGCAACAATTACTAGGTCAGGAGAAAGTATTTTAAGAGAATTAGATGTTTATATTAAGGACTTACGAGGAACTAACCTTTTGGAAGAAAGACTAAAAGCATTTTTAGGTGTAGAAGTTAAGGTGGTTCCTACTGGTTTGAATCAAAACTTTGGTAAAGAAGAATTAGGTAGGTTTGCTGCTGATCTTTTGAAGAGTTTAATTACTTATGGAGATATAATTGCAGTAACTGGAGGAACAACTTTATCGAATGTAGCTGAAATGATGACACCTGTAAGTGGGAAATTTGATATTACTGTTGTACCAGCACGAGGTGGTTTAGGTGAGGGTGTAGAGATTCAAGCCAATACCATTGCTGCTAAGATTGCTAGTCAATTTGGTGGAGAATATCATTTGTTACATACACCTGATAATTTAAAAGCAGAGACTATTTATACATTAATTAAAGAGCCTTCAATTAAAAAAGTACTGGACTTAGCCAAGAATGCAGATGTTTTGATTCATGGTGTAGGAACAGCTGAAGTTATGGCTAAAAGAAGGGGAATGCCTGCAGAAAAAATTGAAGAATTGAAATCTAAAGGAGCTGTAGGAGAAACTTTTGGTTATTATTTCAACCAAAATGGAGGAATCGTGTATTCTACAACTAGTGTTGGATTAAAATTATCTGATTTGTCTAAAATAAATAAGGTAATTGCTGTTGCAGGTGGTCAAGATAAAGCAAAAGCTATTTTAGCTTCAGTTTCTAAAAAGTATCAAGACCTTTTAATTATTGATGAGAGAGCTGCTAAGGGTATTTTAGAACTTGTTGATGTAGAAAAAAATAAGGATTAA
- a CDS encoding phosphoglycerate kinase: MNKKTLKDVNVKDKKVLVRVDFNVPMEDDKVTDDTRIEAALPTINYLIDEGAKVILMAHFGRPKGEVKEELRLDPVAKVLANKLGKTVVKTDTTVGEEPKEAVAKMEAGDVVLLENTRFNPGEKKNDPEFAKQLAELADVYVNDAFGATHRAHASTAGVTEYVEDSVMGFLIQNELETMGKAVKSPDRPFVAIIGGAKVSDKIGVIESLLNKADSLIIGGGMANTFIAAQGLEIGDSLVEEDKIDLAKELIEKAGEKLVLPTDVVVADEFAADANNKVVAVDGIEAGWQALDIGPDTIAKFEEVLKAAKTVVWNGPMGVFEMDAFAQGTNKVAEVLAGLDAMTIIGGGDSAAAVNKAGLDDKMTHISTGGGASLQFFEGKALPAVEALSDK; encoded by the coding sequence GTGAATAAGAAGACTTTGAAAGATGTAAATGTTAAGGATAAAAAGGTGTTAGTGAGAGTTGATTTTAATGTACCGATGGAAGATGATAAAGTAACTGATGATACAAGAATTGAGGCTGCTTTGCCTACAATTAATTACTTAATTGATGAAGGTGCTAAAGTTATTTTAATGGCACACTTTGGTCGTCCAAAAGGAGAAGTTAAAGAAGAGTTAAGATTAGATCCTGTAGCTAAAGTATTAGCTAATAAATTAGGTAAGACAGTTGTTAAAACTGATACTACAGTAGGAGAAGAGCCTAAAGAGGCAGTTGCTAAGATGGAAGCTGGAGATGTAGTATTGTTAGAAAATACTAGATTTAATCCAGGTGAAAAGAAGAATGATCCTGAATTTGCTAAGCAATTAGCTGAACTAGCTGATGTATATGTAAATGATGCTTTTGGTGCTACTCATAGAGCTCATGCTTCTACAGCAGGAGTTACTGAATATGTAGAAGATTCAGTGATGGGATTCTTGATTCAAAATGAATTAGAAACTATGGGTAAAGCTGTTAAAAGTCCAGATAGACCTTTTGTAGCTATCATTGGTGGAGCTAAAGTATCTGATAAAATTGGAGTTATCGAATCTTTACTTAATAAAGCTGATTCTTTAATTATCGGTGGTGGAATGGCAAATACTTTCATTGCTGCTCAAGGACTTGAAATTGGAGATTCTTTAGTAGAAGAAGATAAAATTGATTTAGCTAAAGAATTAATTGAAAAGGCAGGAGAGAAACTAGTACTTCCAACTGATGTTGTAGTTGCTGATGAATTTGCTGCAGATGCTAATAATAAAGTAGTTGCTGTAGATGGAATCGAAGCTGGATGGCAAGCACTTGATATTGGTCCAGATACTATTGCTAAATTTGAAGAGGTTCTTAAAGCTGCAAAAACTGTAGTATGGAATGGGCCGATGGGAGTATTTGAAATGGATGCTTTTGCTCAGGGTACTAACAAGGTAGCTGAAGTATTAGCTGGTCTTGATGCTATGACTATTATTGGTGGTGGAGATTCTGCTGCTGCTGTTAATAAAGCTGGATTAGATGATAAGATGACTCATATTTCTACTGGTGGAGGAGCTTCATTACAATTCTTCGAAGGTAAAGCATTACCAGCAGTAGAAGCACTAAGTGACAAATAA
- the secG gene encoding preprotein translocase subunit SecG: MLLFLKVLLIITSFVLIAGVLLQSGKDAGLGGIDGGASSLLGAQGKALDSVLSKVTTVAAIFFIILPLVIAAVQ, from the coding sequence GTGTTATTATTTCTTAAAGTGCTATTGATTATTACATCCTTTGTTTTAATTGCTGGAGTATTATTACAATCGGGAAAAGACGCTGGGCTTGGTGGTATTGATGGAGGAGCATCATCTTTGTTAGGTGCTCAAGGTAAGGCTCTTGATAGTGTATTATCTAAGGTAACAACGGTGGCTGCTATCTTCTTTATAATTTTACCATTAGTAATAGCAGCGGTTCAATAA
- the smpB gene encoding SsrA-binding protein SmpB, whose protein sequence is MGQTIARNRKAKHEYHIEEVYEAGIVLQGTEVKSIRAGRVNLKDSFARIEGNEVFLYNMHISPYKQGNRYNHDPERVRKILLKKREIKKLIGQTQQKGYTLVPLKLYFKRQLVKVQLALGKGKNLYDKREDIKRRTAKREVERAFKDRQLGRY, encoded by the coding sequence ATGGGCCAAACAATTGCTAGAAATCGCAAGGCTAAACATGAATATCATATTGAAGAGGTTTATGAAGCTGGAATTGTTTTACAAGGTACAGAGGTTAAATCAATTCGAGCAGGAAGAGTTAATCTCAAAGATAGCTTTGCTAGAATAGAAGGTAATGAAGTATTTCTTTATAATATGCATATCTCTCCTTATAAACAAGGGAATCGATATAACCATGATCCAGAACGTGTTAGAAAGATTCTGCTAAAAAAAAGAGAGATTAAAAAGTTGATTGGACAAACTCAACAAAAAGGATATACACTTGTTCCATTAAAACTTTATTTTAAACGGCAGTTAGTTAAAGTACAACTAGCCTTAGGAAAAGGTAAGAATCTTTATGATAAACGTGAAGATATTAAGCGTAGAACTGCTAAACGAGAAGTTGAGCGTGCATTTAAAGATCGACAATTAGGAAGATACTAG